The following are from one region of the Sardina pilchardus chromosome 4, fSarPil1.1, whole genome shotgun sequence genome:
- the mstnb gene encoding growth/differentiation factor 8 — protein sequence MHFARLLISVCVLIALGPVGYGEITTHHQTSVASEDSEQCTTCEFRQQSKLMRLQAIKSQILSKLRLKQAPNISRDVVKQLLPKAPPLQQLLDQYDVLGDDNRDGVMEDDDDHAITETIMTMATEPDPAVQVERKPKCCYFSFSPKIQPNRIVKAQLWVNLRQSDEDTTVFLQISRLMPVTDGNRHRIRSLKIDVKSGTKSWQSIDVKQVLTVWLKQPETNWGIEINAYDAKGTDLAVTSAEAGEEGLQPFMEVKISEGPKRTRRDAGLDCDENSPESRCCRYPLTVDFEDFGWDWIIAPKRYKANYCSGECEYMHLQKYPHTHLVNKANPRGTAGPCCTPTKMSPINMLYFNRKEQIIYGKIPSMVVDRCGCS from the exons ATGCATTTTGCACGACTtctgatttctgtgtgtgttttaattgcACTAGGTCCAGTGGGTTATGGTGAGATCACAACGCACCACCAGACTTCAGTTGCGTCGGAGGACAGTGAGCAGTGCACAACATGTGAGTTTAGACAGCAGAGCAAGCTCATGAGGTTACAAGCCATCAAGTCCCAAATTCTGAGTAAACTTCGGCTCAAACAAGCGCCCAACATCAGCCGTGATGTTGTCAAACAGTTACTGCCAAAGGCACCTCCGCTCCAGCAACTCCTTGATCAGTACGATGTTCTTGGAGATGATAACAGGGACGGAGTtatggaagatgatgatgaccaTGCCATCACAGAGACAATCATGACGATGGCTACCGAGC CGGATCCCGCCGTCCAAGTGGAGCGGAAACCCAAGTGTTGCTATTTCTCCTTCAGCCCGAAGATTCAACCCAACCGCATCGTGAAAGCGCAGCTTTGGGTGAACTTGAGACAATCGGATGAGGATACCACTGTGTTCCTTCAAATATCGCGATTAATGCCAGTCACGGACGGAAACAGGCATAGAATCCGATCGTTGAAAATTGATGTGAAATCAGGGACCAAATCATGGCAAAGCATAGATGTCAAGCAGGTTTTGACAGTGTGGCTCAAACAACCGGAGACCAACTGGGGTATCGAGATCAACGCGTACGACGCAAAGGGAACCGACTTGGCTGTTACCTCTGCAGAAGCCGGAGAGGAAGGACTG CAACCTTTCATGGAGGTGAAGATCTCTGAAGGGCCGAAGAGGACCAGGCGGGATGCTGGACTGGACTGTGACGAGAACTCGCCAGAGTCCCGTTGCTGCCGGTACCCTCTCACCGTGGACTTTGAAGACTTTGGCTGGGACTGGATTATCGCCCCCAAGCGTTACAAGGCCAACTATTGCTCGGGCGAGTGTGAGTACATGCACCTGCAGAAGtacccccacacccacctgGTGAACAAAGCCAACCCGCGGGGCACGGCCGGACCCTGCTGCACCCCCACCAAGATGTCCCCCATCAACATGCTGTACTTCAACAGGAAAGAGCAGATCATCTACGGCAAGATTCCGTCCATGGTGGTGGACCGCTGCGGATGCTCTTGA
- the ildr1b gene encoding immunoglobulin-like domain-containing receptor 1b isoform X1, translated as MSFGEKMGNLILAVVLLGILPKELQSIQVIVPETERSTALFASVILRCDYSTSGNPSEVLVTWRYKSFCKDPVLEYYSTAYQASLALGQDPANDCPDRTRTVRVVAQKRGTNEPTLGAEYRERKITIQGKADLVINEVMWWDNGVYFCSIDAPGDTTGDSDREIKLIVYHWLTVLFIIIGALLLIMLLCVCCCQCCPQNCCCYVRCPCCPQTCCCPEKVVMQHRMVKEAKRAMAPWFHGQPIYAPVSNGSSHSNHPLLYSGSVSDYPTKQGMPMGPMGYPPQHQGPPVMPHGIYDHPAAQGSIQGQNQMLDFLENQVRGMDVAQPMVYTQPVHQQMAPPPVQSFPPQHRATPPQAVPFSAGPPSMLSALDEIGVQGMERRVIQLPPIIGRGSGQRGSGGTRDGPRLSILSSDSSSRGGYRRDHHGGGPRDPPSPRRGILRGYSDDSDRDDRYGRRSGSSSGGRRGGSGGGGGGGGGGGRVADGYRPRSRSRDDLMEDPRHVTPRRDRSYSPPPRRRGSWSSEEDSRRGGGGGGGARPSRGRPWPEKPPSYASIDIQSGHSGRRNNNNNIDRFSERSSRSGNSVVI; from the exons ATGTCCTTCGGAGAAAAAATGGGAAATTTGATACTTGCAGTAGTTCTGCTTGGAATTCTTCCCAAAG AGTTGCAGTCCATTCAAGTTATTGTTCCTGAGACAGAAAGGAGCACAGCGCTCTTTGCATCTGTCATCCTTCGCTGTGACTACTCAACATCTGGCAATCCGTCAGAGGTCCTAGTTACATGGAGGTACAAGTCTTTCTGTAAAGACCCTGTACTGGAGTACTACTCTACAG CCTATCAAGCCTCATTGGCTCTGGGGCAGGACCCAGCCAATGACTGCCCCGACCGCACACGCACAGTTCGTGTAGTGGCTCAGAAAAGGGGCACCAATGAACCCACACTGGGTGCGGAGTACCGGGAGCGCAAGATCACCATCCAGGGAA AGGCAGACCTGGTCATTAATGAAGTGATGTGGTGGGACAATGGCGTGTACTTCTGCTCTATCGATGCTCCTGGAGACACGACGGGGGACTCTGACCGGGAAATCAAACTCATCGTGTATC ATTGGCTCACGGTGCTGTTCATCATCATCGGggccctcctcctcatcatgcTGCTGTGCGTCTGCTGCTGCCAGTGCTGCCCACAGAACTGCTGCTGCTACGTGCGATGCCCCTGCTGCCCCCAGACCTGCTGCTGCCCAGAGAAAG TGGTGATGCAGCATCGGATGGTGAAGGAGGCCAAGAGGGCGATGGCCCCCTGGTTCCACGGCCAGCCCATATACGCCCCAGTGTCCAACGGCTCCTCACACTCCAACCACCCTCTACTGTACTCAG GCTCAGTCTCCGACTACCCCACCAAGCAGGGGATGCCAATGGGCCCCATGGGCTACCCACCTCAACACCAGGGCCCACCTGTTATGCCTCATGGTATCTATGACCACCCCGCTGCTCAGGGAAGTATCCAAGGACAAAACCAGATGCTGGACTTCCTGGAGAACCAGGTGCGGGGCATGGATGTCGCGCAGCCCATGGTCTACACCCAGCCGGTCCATCAGCAAATGGCGCCTCCCCCTGTCCAGTCATTCCCCCCGCAGCACCGCGCCACCCCGCCGCAGGCCGTGCCGTTCTCCGCCGGGCCTCCCAGCATGCTCTCTGCTCTGGACGAGATCGGCGTCCAGGGCATGGAGCGCCGCGTCATCCAGCTGCCGCCCATCATCGGCCGCGGCTCCGGCCAGCGCGGCTCCGGCGGCACCCGCGACGGGCCGCGCCTGTCCATCCTGTCCAGCGACAGCTCCAGCCGCGGGGGCTACCGGCGCGACCACCATGGAGGAGGTCCCCGCGACCCGCCCTCGCCGCGCCGCGGCATCCTGCGCGGCTACAGCGACGACTCGGACCGGGACGATCGCTACGGGAGACGGTCGGGCTCCTCCTCTGGAGGCAGgcgaggaggaagtggaggaggaggaggaggaggaggaggaggtggcaggGTTGCCGACGGTTACCGCCCTCGCTCGCGCAGCCGAGATGACCTGATGGAGGACCCGCGTCACGTGACCCCTCGCCGGGACAGGAGCTATTCGCCCCCACCCCGCCGCCGCGGCTCCTGGAGCTCCGAGGAGGACAgccggagaggaggaggaggaggaggaggtgcgcgGCCCTCGCGAGGGAGACCCTGGCCCGAGAAACCCCCCAGCTACGCCTCCATCGACATCCAGTCTGGCCACAGTGGCAggaggaacaacaacaacaacatagacCGCTTCTCT GAGAGGAGTTCTCGCAGTGGCAACAGTGTGGTGATCTGA
- the ildr1b gene encoding immunoglobulin-like domain-containing receptor 1b isoform X2 produces MSFGEKMGNLILAVVLLGILPKELQSIQVIVPETERSTALFASVILRCDYSTSGNPSEVLVTWRYKSFCKDPVLEYYSTAYQASLALGQDPANDCPDRTRTVRVVAQKRGTNEPTLGAEYRERKITIQGKADLVINEVMWWDNGVYFCSIDAPGDTTGDSDREIKLIVYLVMQHRMVKEAKRAMAPWFHGQPIYAPVSNGSSHSNHPLLYSGSVSDYPTKQGMPMGPMGYPPQHQGPPVMPHGIYDHPAAQGSIQGQNQMLDFLENQVRGMDVAQPMVYTQPVHQQMAPPPVQSFPPQHRATPPQAVPFSAGPPSMLSALDEIGVQGMERRVIQLPPIIGRGSGQRGSGGTRDGPRLSILSSDSSSRGGYRRDHHGGGPRDPPSPRRGILRGYSDDSDRDDRYGRRSGSSSGGRRGGSGGGGGGGGGGGRVADGYRPRSRSRDDLMEDPRHVTPRRDRSYSPPPRRRGSWSSEEDSRRGGGGGGGARPSRGRPWPEKPPSYASIDIQSGHSGRRNNNNNIDRFSERSSRSGNSVVI; encoded by the exons ATGTCCTTCGGAGAAAAAATGGGAAATTTGATACTTGCAGTAGTTCTGCTTGGAATTCTTCCCAAAG AGTTGCAGTCCATTCAAGTTATTGTTCCTGAGACAGAAAGGAGCACAGCGCTCTTTGCATCTGTCATCCTTCGCTGTGACTACTCAACATCTGGCAATCCGTCAGAGGTCCTAGTTACATGGAGGTACAAGTCTTTCTGTAAAGACCCTGTACTGGAGTACTACTCTACAG CCTATCAAGCCTCATTGGCTCTGGGGCAGGACCCAGCCAATGACTGCCCCGACCGCACACGCACAGTTCGTGTAGTGGCTCAGAAAAGGGGCACCAATGAACCCACACTGGGTGCGGAGTACCGGGAGCGCAAGATCACCATCCAGGGAA AGGCAGACCTGGTCATTAATGAAGTGATGTGGTGGGACAATGGCGTGTACTTCTGCTCTATCGATGCTCCTGGAGACACGACGGGGGACTCTGACCGGGAAATCAAACTCATCGTGTATC TGGTGATGCAGCATCGGATGGTGAAGGAGGCCAAGAGGGCGATGGCCCCCTGGTTCCACGGCCAGCCCATATACGCCCCAGTGTCCAACGGCTCCTCACACTCCAACCACCCTCTACTGTACTCAG GCTCAGTCTCCGACTACCCCACCAAGCAGGGGATGCCAATGGGCCCCATGGGCTACCCACCTCAACACCAGGGCCCACCTGTTATGCCTCATGGTATCTATGACCACCCCGCTGCTCAGGGAAGTATCCAAGGACAAAACCAGATGCTGGACTTCCTGGAGAACCAGGTGCGGGGCATGGATGTCGCGCAGCCCATGGTCTACACCCAGCCGGTCCATCAGCAAATGGCGCCTCCCCCTGTCCAGTCATTCCCCCCGCAGCACCGCGCCACCCCGCCGCAGGCCGTGCCGTTCTCCGCCGGGCCTCCCAGCATGCTCTCTGCTCTGGACGAGATCGGCGTCCAGGGCATGGAGCGCCGCGTCATCCAGCTGCCGCCCATCATCGGCCGCGGCTCCGGCCAGCGCGGCTCCGGCGGCACCCGCGACGGGCCGCGCCTGTCCATCCTGTCCAGCGACAGCTCCAGCCGCGGGGGCTACCGGCGCGACCACCATGGAGGAGGTCCCCGCGACCCGCCCTCGCCGCGCCGCGGCATCCTGCGCGGCTACAGCGACGACTCGGACCGGGACGATCGCTACGGGAGACGGTCGGGCTCCTCCTCTGGAGGCAGgcgaggaggaagtggaggaggaggaggaggaggaggaggaggtggcaggGTTGCCGACGGTTACCGCCCTCGCTCGCGCAGCCGAGATGACCTGATGGAGGACCCGCGTCACGTGACCCCTCGCCGGGACAGGAGCTATTCGCCCCCACCCCGCCGCCGCGGCTCCTGGAGCTCCGAGGAGGACAgccggagaggaggaggaggaggaggaggtgcgcgGCCCTCGCGAGGGAGACCCTGGCCCGAGAAACCCCCCAGCTACGCCTCCATCGACATCCAGTCTGGCCACAGTGGCAggaggaacaacaacaacaacatagacCGCTTCTCT GAGAGGAGTTCTCGCAGTGGCAACAGTGTGGTGATCTGA